From Mycolicibacterium nivoides, a single genomic window includes:
- a CDS encoding URC4/urg3 family protein, with translation MTTTLDGSAAVAALRTTSAIRERARHLLQRARTGDSPWFLVDDDALAHAAVEVADVTRNRYPTLAIPYHSRWRHFEAGGRDRRAELATRTTHVDADVRARSMIDLAVVSVLLDAGAGTDWHYLEPGTGLALTRSEGLGVASWHAFCGGLFSSDAGDPLRADAAALRRLDDESLAAAFQVDSGNPLLGLAGRVQLLRRLGTQLAARPDVFGPHGRPGGLFDTVTGPTVAAHDLLSTVLDTLSGVWLTGNAIGGQPLGDCWRHEAVPGPGLSRGWMPFHKLSQWLTYSLLEPFEWAGVAVTDLDALTGLPEYRNGGLLLDTGVLRLRDPAVAQSDWAVDDEIVVEWRALTVALLDELAPLVRHELAAPRLPLACVLEGGTWATGRALAARLRDGRPPLSIISDGTVF, from the coding sequence ATGACCACAACCCTGGACGGCTCGGCGGCTGTCGCGGCCCTGCGCACCACCTCCGCGATCCGCGAACGGGCCCGACACCTCCTGCAGCGGGCGCGGACCGGCGACTCCCCCTGGTTCCTGGTCGACGATGACGCCCTGGCCCATGCCGCCGTAGAGGTCGCCGACGTCACGCGTAACCGATACCCCACGCTCGCCATCCCCTACCACAGCCGGTGGCGCCATTTCGAGGCCGGCGGCAGGGACCGCCGCGCGGAATTGGCCACGCGCACAACCCATGTGGATGCTGACGTCCGGGCCCGCTCGATGATCGACCTGGCGGTGGTGAGTGTGTTGCTGGACGCCGGCGCCGGAACCGACTGGCATTACCTCGAACCCGGTACCGGCCTTGCGCTGACCCGCTCGGAAGGGCTGGGGGTGGCCAGTTGGCACGCCTTCTGCGGTGGGCTGTTCTCCAGCGACGCGGGCGATCCGCTGCGGGCCGATGCCGCCGCGCTGCGCCGCCTCGACGACGAGAGCCTGGCTGCCGCCTTCCAGGTGGACTCCGGCAATCCGTTGCTCGGGCTGGCCGGCCGGGTGCAGCTGCTGCGCCGCCTGGGCACGCAACTGGCCGCTCGCCCTGACGTATTCGGCCCGCACGGCCGGCCCGGCGGACTGTTCGACACGGTGACAGGCCCGACCGTCGCGGCCCACGACCTGCTCTCGACGGTGTTGGACACGTTGTCCGGAGTGTGGCTCACGGGTAATGCCATCGGTGGTCAACCGCTCGGTGACTGCTGGCGGCATGAGGCGGTTCCCGGTCCCGGCCTCTCGCGTGGATGGATGCCGTTTCACAAGCTGTCCCAATGGTTGACCTACTCGCTTCTGGAACCTTTCGAATGGGCAGGCGTCGCGGTCACCGATCTCGATGCCCTGACCGGGCTGCCCGAGTACCGCAACGGCGGTCTCCTGCTGGACACCGGTGTACTGCGGTTACGTGATCCCGCAGTCGCGCAGTCGGACTGGGCGGTGGATGACGAGATCGTAGTCGAATGGCGGGCACTGACCGTCGCGCTGCTCGACGAACTGGCGCCGCTGGTCCGCCATGAGCTGGCGGCTCCGCGACTGCCGCTGGCCTGCGTACTGGAGGGAGGGACCTGGGCGACCGGGCGTGCACTCGCGGCACGCCTGCGCGATGGCCGCCCACCGTTGTCCATCATCAGCGACGGCACGGTCTTCTAG
- a CDS encoding DUF899 domain-containing protein, with translation MKNPPIVPAAEWQAALDEMLVKEKEFTRARDRLAALRRRMPWTPVSKDYEFEGPDGKATLLDLFAGRRQLIVYRAFLDPGVHGWPEHGCVGCSLMADHIGNLAHLNARDTTFVYASRGSQADIARIKARMGWSHPWYTMVPRAGAEFDVDFGVDEWHGTNAFIRDGDQVFRTYFINDRGDEAFVNTWNLLDMTALGRQESWEDSPPGYPQTKPYEWWSWHDTYVEHQPSRWFGDPDPDNPHDPRPPRDDCAACGSN, from the coding sequence GTGAAGAATCCACCGATCGTGCCGGCAGCGGAATGGCAGGCCGCACTCGACGAAATGCTGGTCAAGGAAAAAGAATTCACCCGCGCACGCGACCGGCTCGCGGCGCTGCGCCGGCGCATGCCATGGACGCCGGTGAGCAAGGACTACGAGTTCGAAGGACCCGACGGCAAGGCCACCCTGCTCGACCTGTTCGCCGGGCGCCGGCAGCTGATCGTGTACCGCGCCTTCCTCGATCCCGGTGTGCACGGCTGGCCGGAGCACGGTTGTGTCGGCTGTTCGTTGATGGCCGACCACATCGGCAACCTGGCCCACCTCAACGCCCGCGACACCACATTCGTCTACGCCTCCCGCGGGTCGCAGGCCGACATCGCCCGGATCAAGGCGCGTATGGGGTGGAGCCACCCCTGGTACACCATGGTCCCCCGGGCCGGCGCAGAGTTCGACGTGGACTTCGGCGTCGATGAATGGCACGGCACCAATGCCTTCATTCGTGACGGTGACCAGGTCTTCCGCACCTACTTCATCAACGACCGGGGCGACGAGGCGTTCGTCAACACCTGGAACCTCCTGGACATGACCGCGCTCGGCCGTCAGGAGAGCTGGGAGGACTCGCCGCCGGGCTACCCGCAGACCAAGCCTTACGAGTGGTGGTCCTGGCACGACACCTACGTCGAGCATCAGCCGTCACGGTGGTTCGGTGACCCGGATCCCGACAACCCCCACGATCCGCGCCCGCCACGCGATGACTGCGCCGCCTGCGGGAGCAACTGA
- a CDS encoding ArsR/SmtB family transcription factor, translated as MVEDQVLDRAYSALADSTRRRLLEALREGDARISDLAAPLPMTFAGVSRHIGVLEAAGLVQREVRGREHWVSLRQDGLTMAQQWMSEQTDFWSSRADALAARLRRQADSR; from the coding sequence GTGGTTGAAGATCAAGTTCTGGACCGCGCATATTCGGCCCTGGCCGATTCGACCCGGCGGCGGCTGCTGGAGGCTCTGAGGGAAGGCGACGCCCGCATCAGCGACCTGGCCGCACCGTTGCCCATGACCTTCGCCGGCGTCTCGCGTCACATCGGGGTCCTCGAAGCCGCCGGCCTGGTGCAGCGCGAAGTCCGTGGTCGCGAGCACTGGGTGTCTCTCAGGCAGGACGGGTTGACGATGGCCCAGCAGTGGATGAGCGAGCAGACCGATTTCTGGTCGAGCCGGGCAGATGCGCTGGCCGCACGGTTACGGCGTCAGGCGGATTCCCGATGA
- a CDS encoding NYN domain-containing protein, with amino-acid sequence MRWIVDGMNVIGSRPDGWWKDRRGAMAGLVERLERWAAAGGHLVTVVFEGPTTPPIESAVVDVGSAPRAAANSADDEIVRLVGASARPGEITVVTSDSGLAARVRDAGAFVQPAAGFRDLIERF; translated from the coding sequence GTGCGCTGGATCGTGGACGGCATGAACGTCATCGGCTCTCGGCCTGACGGTTGGTGGAAGGACCGGCGCGGTGCGATGGCCGGGTTGGTCGAGCGGCTCGAGCGTTGGGCCGCGGCCGGGGGACACCTTGTCACGGTGGTGTTCGAAGGGCCGACGACACCGCCGATCGAGTCTGCTGTCGTCGATGTGGGTAGCGCTCCCCGGGCCGCCGCGAACTCCGCCGACGACGAGATTGTGCGGCTGGTCGGGGCTTCTGCTCGCCCCGGCGAGATCACCGTCGTGACATCGGACAGCGGGCTGGCCGCGAGGGTTCGCGATGCGGGTGCGTTCGTGCAGCCTGCCGCCGGATTCCGCGATCTGATCGAGCGATTCTGA
- a CDS encoding cytochrome P450 — translation MDLTDPAVYEAGMPFEAFRELRRRAPVAWHPYSDGAGFLALTGYDEILAVSRDSATWSSQRTGVLFDVPLPENSYQLELMMLTMDPPRHSGLRTLVSKGFTPRHVAQLRERLGCLAAEIVDGVLDRGECEFVSDIAGALPSYVIAELLGISHEDGRRLYHLTETMNSEHVGEATDTVLQAQIEMFEYASALAQRKRAEPGDDIATALLDAEVDGRRLTDLEFNMFFLLMINAGGDTTRNLVSAGTLALMEHPDELARLVADPGLLSTAVEEMLRYVSPVTAFTRTATKDTELHGIRIAEGDRVAMFFPSANRDEAHFSDPDGFDIGRNPNPHLAFGGGGTHFCLGANLARVEAAAIFPEILHRMRDLEVTGPVRRVRSNLMNGIHSMPVRFSAA, via the coding sequence GTGGACCTGACCGATCCAGCGGTCTACGAGGCGGGTATGCCGTTCGAGGCATTCCGGGAACTTCGGCGCCGGGCGCCTGTCGCCTGGCATCCGTACTCGGATGGGGCGGGCTTCTTGGCACTCACCGGTTACGACGAGATCCTCGCTGTGTCCCGGGACAGCGCGACGTGGTCCTCGCAGCGGACCGGAGTGCTCTTCGACGTTCCGCTGCCGGAGAATTCGTATCAACTCGAGCTCATGATGCTGACGATGGATCCACCGCGGCACAGCGGACTCCGGACGCTTGTCAGCAAGGGTTTCACCCCGCGGCATGTCGCCCAGCTGCGGGAGCGGCTCGGTTGCCTGGCCGCCGAGATCGTCGACGGGGTACTGGACCGCGGTGAGTGCGAATTCGTGTCCGACATCGCGGGCGCATTGCCGTCGTATGTGATCGCCGAACTCCTCGGCATCTCCCACGAGGACGGTCGCCGCTTGTACCACCTCACGGAAACGATGAACTCGGAGCACGTCGGTGAAGCCACAGATACGGTGCTGCAGGCTCAGATCGAGATGTTCGAGTACGCCTCTGCGCTGGCGCAACGCAAGCGTGCCGAACCCGGCGATGACATCGCGACCGCGCTGCTCGATGCCGAGGTGGACGGCCGGCGCCTCACCGACCTCGAGTTCAACATGTTCTTCCTGTTGATGATCAATGCCGGGGGAGACACGACCCGCAACCTGGTCTCGGCGGGCACATTGGCACTGATGGAGCACCCGGACGAACTCGCTCGGCTGGTGGCCGACCCGGGGCTGCTGTCCACGGCGGTCGAGGAGATGCTCCGCTATGTCAGTCCGGTGACCGCGTTCACCCGCACGGCGACGAAAGACACCGAACTGCATGGCATTCGCATCGCCGAAGGTGATCGGGTGGCGATGTTCTTCCCGTCGGCCAACCGCGACGAGGCGCATTTTTCCGATCCTGACGGGTTCGACATCGGCCGAAACCCGAATCCGCACTTGGCTTTCGGTGGCGGCGGGACACATTTCTGCCTCGGCGCGAATCTGGCCAGGGTGGAGGCGGCGGCCATCTTCCCCGAAATCCTGCACCGGATGAGGGATCTCGAGGTCACCGGGCCGGTGCGGCGGGTGCGTTCGAATCTGATGAACGGCATCCATTCGATGCCGGTACGGTTCAGCGCGGCATGA
- the upp gene encoding uracil phosphoribosyltransferase has protein sequence MGNLHVIDHPLVQHKLTLMRQKDVSTKGFRQLLNEISMLMSYEVLRDIPVHEIDIETPLESTTGAVIDGKKLVFVSILRAGSGILDGMLSVMPNARVGHIGLYRDPKTRVAVEYYCKLPSDLHERDVVVVDPMLATGNSAVAAIDRIKEYEPRSIKFVCLLTCPEGVEAMHRAHPEVPIYAAALDRELDEQGYIVPGVGDAGDRIFGTK, from the coding sequence ATGGGCAACCTGCATGTCATCGACCATCCGCTGGTCCAGCACAAGCTGACACTGATGCGGCAGAAGGATGTGTCCACCAAAGGATTCCGCCAGCTGCTCAACGAGATCTCGATGCTGATGAGCTATGAGGTGCTGCGCGACATCCCGGTGCACGAGATCGACATCGAGACACCGCTGGAATCCACGACGGGAGCCGTGATCGACGGCAAGAAACTGGTGTTCGTGTCCATCCTGCGGGCCGGCAGCGGCATCCTGGACGGCATGCTCAGCGTGATGCCGAATGCCCGAGTCGGCCATATCGGCCTGTACCGCGATCCGAAGACCCGGGTGGCCGTGGAGTACTACTGCAAGCTTCCGAGCGACCTGCACGAACGGGATGTGGTGGTCGTCGATCCCATGCTGGCCACCGGTAACTCCGCCGTCGCGGCCATCGACCGCATCAAGGAATATGAGCCCCGCTCCATCAAGTTCGTCTGCCTGTTGACGTGTCCGGAAGGCGTCGAGGCGATGCACCGGGCGCATCCGGAGGTTCCGATCTACGCCGCGGCACTGGATCGGGAACTCGACGAGCAGGGCTACATCGTTCCCGGCGTGGGCGATGCCGGTGACCGGATCTTCGGGACCAAGTGA
- a CDS encoding class I adenylate-forming enzyme family protein — MTQSPLTVPALLRNSVAEFGESVYLVTPTERLTYLDADRRSARLARWLLHQGVGKGSRVGLFFPNGAEWVTWWLAVSRIGAVAVPLSTLYTPAEIAKVLRLADIGLLIGPSTVLNIDVAERLEAALPELAEHSTSRLALSAAPYLRRIALTGADDRAWASRGCDEGADEVPVEILAAAEAEVSPADLAIMVHTSGSTADPKGVLHTHGTLVRQTSTWPAAIRAVTGSQDRSRILCAMPFFWIGGLLAVTGALHEPVTLVVMPKLDPETALDLAEREHITGIVGWPAFTQRLRDHPSFADRDLSSAPMLRDGPLDIAMTDVPDGFPVHRTMSETAGGFVFTDMAIVDEHGSPVPSGETGELLVRGIGVMAGYNKRERSDTFDADGWYHTGDKVYRRDGDPRLFYVGRTTDLIKAAGANVSPLEVEAVIAASADVAQCVVVGVDDPRRGEEVCAVLVPTADLDLRALAAYAREQLSAYKVPTRWALATGDRIPTLSSGKFDRKALRQLIIDEEIETVRLQPAHPPAS, encoded by the coding sequence GTGACGCAATCTCCGCTGACCGTCCCCGCTCTGCTACGGAACAGTGTCGCCGAGTTCGGTGAATCCGTCTACCTGGTCACCCCCACCGAACGGCTGACCTACCTCGACGCCGACCGACGGTCCGCGCGCCTGGCGCGGTGGCTACTGCACCAAGGGGTCGGCAAGGGCAGTCGCGTCGGCCTGTTCTTCCCCAACGGCGCCGAGTGGGTCACCTGGTGGCTCGCGGTGTCGCGGATCGGCGCGGTGGCCGTGCCCCTGAGCACGCTGTACACACCCGCCGAGATCGCAAAGGTGTTGCGCCTGGCCGACATCGGGCTGCTCATCGGTCCCAGCACGGTGCTGAACATCGATGTCGCCGAACGGTTGGAGGCAGCACTGCCCGAACTGGCGGAACACTCCACGAGCCGGCTGGCCCTGAGCGCCGCCCCCTATCTGCGCCGCATCGCGCTGACCGGCGCCGACGATCGGGCGTGGGCGTCACGCGGATGCGACGAGGGCGCCGACGAGGTGCCGGTCGAGATCCTGGCCGCCGCCGAAGCCGAGGTCTCCCCCGCCGACCTCGCCATCATGGTGCACACGTCCGGGTCCACCGCCGATCCCAAAGGCGTCCTGCACACCCATGGGACGCTCGTGCGTCAGACCTCGACCTGGCCTGCCGCCATCCGGGCGGTCACCGGGTCACAGGACCGGTCCCGGATCCTGTGCGCCATGCCGTTCTTCTGGATCGGCGGACTGCTCGCGGTGACCGGTGCCCTGCACGAACCCGTCACCCTGGTGGTCATGCCGAAACTGGATCCGGAAACCGCGCTGGACCTGGCTGAGCGGGAACACATCACCGGGATCGTGGGCTGGCCGGCGTTCACCCAGCGGTTGCGCGACCATCCGTCGTTCGCCGACCGCGACCTGAGCAGCGCACCGATGCTGCGCGACGGCCCGCTGGACATCGCCATGACCGATGTGCCCGACGGATTTCCGGTGCACCGCACCATGTCCGAGACCGCAGGCGGCTTCGTCTTCACCGACATGGCCATCGTCGACGAGCACGGCTCCCCGGTCCCATCCGGGGAGACCGGCGAACTCCTGGTCCGCGGCATCGGGGTCATGGCCGGGTACAACAAGCGCGAACGGTCGGACACCTTCGACGCCGACGGTTGGTACCACACCGGCGACAAGGTGTACCGGCGCGACGGCGATCCCCGCCTGTTCTATGTCGGGCGCACCACCGATCTGATCAAGGCCGCCGGGGCCAATGTCTCCCCGCTGGAAGTCGAGGCCGTCATCGCCGCGTCTGCCGACGTAGCGCAGTGTGTGGTCGTCGGCGTCGACGATCCGCGACGCGGCGAGGAGGTCTGCGCGGTCCTGGTACCCACCGCGGATCTCGACCTGAGAGCCCTGGCCGCCTACGCTCGGGAACAATTGTCCGCCTACAAGGTGCCGACCCGGTGGGCGCTGGCCACCGGTGACCGGATACCGACCCTGTCCAGCGGGAAGTTCGACCGGAAAGCCCTGCGGCAGTTGATCATCGACGAAGAGATCGAGACGGTACGCCTGCAGCCGGCGCACCCACCCGCAAGCTGA
- a CDS encoding GTP cyclohydrolase II has protein sequence MVAESGGGAPVEPAKARHIRLTSHSAAAGTPTIRWAAPSAAERGPVIGTTTTRAHRNVIGTHSGSYSVYRALAVAAGALSPEHRADLTNTSPTDVVGPYPQWSQPEAIVSLDPWGAMVSDAFAAELAAGYDIRPTIAVTKAHVIVPEIAAAIAAGRLHPDGHVLLESGAALVTKAAIEPVWFLPGVAARFGCTETALRRVLFEETGGMYPELVTRGDLEVFLPPIGGQTVYIFGAPDDLADPTVELTARVHDECNGSDVFGSDICTCRPYLTHAIEECIAGAQRGGVGLVAYARKEGRALGEVTKFLVYNARKRQHGGDTADQYFARTECVAGVQDMRFQELMPDVLHWLGVRKIHRLVSMSNMKYDAITGSGIEVGERVNIPDDLIPADARVEIDAKMAAGYFTPGPVPGTDELKIAKGRGLTP, from the coding sequence ATGGTGGCCGAATCAGGTGGTGGTGCGCCCGTGGAGCCGGCGAAGGCCCGGCATATCCGGTTGACCTCCCACAGTGCGGCAGCGGGTACCCCGACGATCCGATGGGCCGCGCCGAGCGCTGCCGAGCGCGGTCCGGTGATCGGCACCACCACCACACGCGCGCACCGCAATGTCATCGGCACACACAGCGGCTCGTACAGCGTCTACCGGGCATTGGCCGTCGCCGCGGGCGCGCTCTCGCCGGAGCACCGTGCCGATCTGACCAACACCTCGCCCACCGACGTGGTCGGGCCGTATCCACAGTGGAGCCAACCAGAGGCGATCGTCAGCCTGGATCCGTGGGGCGCGATGGTCTCCGATGCATTCGCCGCTGAACTGGCCGCCGGATACGACATCCGGCCGACCATCGCGGTGACCAAGGCCCACGTGATCGTGCCGGAGATCGCCGCGGCCATCGCTGCCGGCCGGCTGCACCCGGACGGCCATGTGCTGCTGGAAAGCGGTGCGGCACTGGTGACGAAGGCCGCCATCGAACCGGTGTGGTTCCTTCCGGGGGTGGCCGCCCGGTTCGGCTGCACGGAGACCGCATTGCGCCGGGTGTTGTTCGAGGAGACCGGGGGCATGTACCCCGAACTCGTCACCCGTGGCGATCTCGAGGTGTTTCTGCCCCCGATCGGCGGGCAGACCGTCTACATCTTCGGCGCACCAGACGATCTGGCTGATCCGACGGTGGAACTGACCGCACGGGTACACGACGAGTGCAACGGGTCGGACGTCTTCGGCTCCGACATCTGTACCTGCAGGCCCTATCTCACGCATGCCATCGAGGAATGTATCGCCGGGGCGCAGCGCGGAGGGGTCGGTTTGGTCGCCTATGCGCGCAAAGAAGGCCGCGCACTCGGTGAGGTGACCAAATTCCTGGTCTACAACGCACGCAAACGCCAGCACGGCGGCGACACCGCCGACCAGTACTTCGCCCGCACCGAATGCGTGGCGGGCGTGCAGGATATGCGGTTCCAAGAGCTCATGCCCGATGTCCTGCACTGGTTGGGGGTCAGAAAGATCCACCGCCTGGTATCGATGAGCAACATGAAATACGACGCGATCACCGGTTCGGGGATCGAGGTCGGCGAGCGGGTCAACATCCCCGACGACCTGATCCCGGCCGATGCCCGGGTCGAGATCGACGCGAAGATGGCCGCCGGTTACTTCACCCCGGGCCCGGTGCCCGGCACCGACGAACTCAAGATCGCCAAGGGCCGCGGGCTCACCCCATGA
- a CDS encoding SRPBCC family protein, with translation MTDAPTVRVRRLMPATPDVVFDQWLDPESLREWMCPRPVHCVEVSVEPRVGGIVRFDVDDSGTSVLITGQFLAIERPRVLRFTWSNSNWIDPTVVSIVNVEFEPAGDGQTMMSIEHSLLPPEEFDSFHSGWILTFEQLATLLEGAAT, from the coding sequence ATGACCGACGCGCCGACGGTCCGCGTGCGACGACTGATGCCCGCGACCCCCGATGTGGTGTTCGACCAGTGGCTCGACCCGGAGTCGCTGCGGGAGTGGATGTGCCCGCGCCCGGTTCACTGCGTCGAGGTGTCGGTGGAACCCCGGGTGGGCGGGATCGTTCGGTTCGACGTCGATGATTCCGGCACGAGCGTACTGATCACCGGGCAGTTCCTGGCCATCGAGCGGCCCCGCGTGCTGCGCTTCACCTGGAGCAACTCGAACTGGATCGACCCGACCGTGGTCAGCATCGTCAACGTCGAATTCGAGCCGGCCGGCGACGGGCAGACGATGATGTCGATCGAGCATTCCCTTTTGCCGCCAGAGGAATTCGACAGTTTCCACAGCGGATGGATCCTCACGTTCGAGCAGCTGGCAACCCTCCTCGAGGGAGCCGCGACCTAG
- a CDS encoding CPBP family intramembrane glutamic endopeptidase: MDAVQEAPTAPVWPAHRWGLGAFVVVEAVYLLTSASFGLLAPSGPPPAWLITVAIGVPTLVAAACAIGIAKWRGNGPRIDFRWQWSWRAVGLGLAFGIGGLFVTLPAALLYQSIVGPDATSAVGGIYEGVRTTWPLAVAVLLLVAVIAPICEEVVYRGLLWGALEQRWGRVIAVTVSTLVFALAHLEPQRAPLLLVVAVPIALARLYSGSLWGGIIAHQVTNLLPGMVMMFSLLGMMPTG; this comes from the coding sequence ATGGATGCCGTTCAGGAAGCGCCGACCGCACCGGTCTGGCCCGCTCACCGCTGGGGACTGGGTGCCTTCGTCGTCGTCGAGGCCGTCTATCTGCTCACCTCGGCATCCTTCGGCCTGTTGGCTCCCTCGGGCCCACCGCCGGCCTGGTTGATCACGGTGGCGATCGGGGTGCCCACCCTCGTCGCCGCGGCCTGCGCCATAGGAATCGCGAAGTGGCGGGGCAACGGTCCCCGCATCGACTTCCGGTGGCAATGGTCCTGGCGCGCCGTGGGTCTCGGTCTGGCCTTCGGCATCGGCGGACTGTTCGTCACACTGCCGGCGGCGTTGCTCTACCAGTCGATCGTCGGACCGGACGCGACCTCGGCCGTGGGAGGCATCTACGAGGGCGTGCGGACCACCTGGCCCCTGGCGGTTGCCGTCCTGCTCCTGGTGGCCGTCATCGCCCCGATCTGCGAGGAGGTGGTGTACCGCGGCCTGCTCTGGGGAGCGCTCGAACAGCGGTGGGGGCGCGTCATCGCCGTGACCGTGTCCACCCTGGTATTCGCCCTGGCCCACCTGGAACCGCAGCGGGCCCCGTTGCTACTGGTGGTGGCGGTGCCAATTGCGTTGGCCCGGTTGTATTCCGGAAGTTTGTGGGGCGGCATCATCGCGCACCAGGTGACCAACCTGCTGCCCGGCATGGTGATGATGTTCAGCCTGCTCGGGATGATGC